From the genome of Candidatus Eremiobacteraceae bacterium, one region includes:
- the dnaG gene encoding DNA primase: protein MPFDAGVVSQIQAKVDLLAYVSQYVTLKKRGREYLGLCPFHAEKTPSFSLNADKQLWHCYGCDAGGDLIKFVQRYENVDFPTAVRMLAQRAGISLEETPGAARRRSEREAIYEANAAAQRFFETSLRRNSSAQAYLKKRGIDDATARAFGIGYAPDAWDELGKSLAKSSIEPPVAHAAGLVRQRERGDGYYDFFRNRLMLPIYNLTGEVMAFGGRALDDEQPKYLNTPSTSAYAKGKHVYALNVARRAASADGALIVVEGYLDAIALHQAGFANAVASLGTAFTPEQARELRRVASNLYLCFDGDTAGQAATARSIDMLVEEGLAVRVVTLPAGTDPDEVVLGGGREAIQALLDASTPWVDFKIDITCRRIAARFANKGEIAREALAVIAHVRDPIERDQYVKAMARRLDIDEGALRRAKYTPAASAAVTGARRDADAPIVRAPHTTRPEPPSIERDLLQIVLSRPVFLGVVAARVTPDDLEDDRFREVFEQLLAHRDEVERGLNPVSVLSENEGSGEFAKLALSAPTMSVEEDERRLARVLERFDRRRAERRLSSVDAEMNVLLTEGRAVPSALRDEYNALAVRLFGLDAVGKGVS, encoded by the coding sequence ATGCCATTCGATGCCGGCGTCGTTTCCCAGATCCAAGCGAAAGTCGATCTGCTCGCTTATGTCAGCCAGTATGTGACGCTGAAGAAACGCGGCCGCGAATATCTCGGACTCTGTCCGTTCCATGCCGAGAAGACGCCATCGTTTTCGCTCAACGCGGACAAACAGCTATGGCACTGCTACGGCTGCGACGCCGGCGGCGACCTCATCAAGTTCGTCCAGCGCTACGAGAACGTCGACTTCCCCACCGCCGTGCGCATGCTCGCGCAGCGTGCCGGTATCAGCCTTGAAGAAACGCCCGGAGCGGCGCGCAGGCGCAGCGAGCGCGAAGCGATCTACGAAGCCAACGCAGCGGCGCAGCGTTTCTTTGAGACAAGTCTGCGGCGCAATAGCTCGGCGCAAGCGTATCTCAAAAAACGCGGCATAGACGACGCGACGGCTCGCGCCTTCGGAATCGGCTATGCGCCCGATGCCTGGGACGAGCTGGGCAAATCGCTCGCGAAGAGCAGCATCGAGCCGCCTGTGGCGCATGCGGCAGGTCTCGTCAGGCAGCGCGAGCGCGGCGACGGCTACTACGATTTCTTCCGCAACCGCCTCATGCTGCCGATCTACAATCTCACCGGCGAGGTGATGGCGTTCGGCGGGCGAGCGCTCGACGACGAACAGCCCAAGTACCTCAACACGCCGAGCACCTCCGCGTATGCGAAAGGCAAACACGTCTACGCGCTCAACGTGGCGCGCCGCGCCGCGTCGGCAGACGGTGCGCTGATCGTGGTGGAGGGCTACCTCGATGCGATCGCCTTGCATCAAGCGGGTTTTGCAAACGCGGTCGCGAGCTTGGGCACGGCGTTCACGCCGGAACAGGCGCGCGAGCTGCGCCGCGTGGCAAGCAATCTTTATCTCTGCTTCGACGGTGATACCGCAGGCCAGGCCGCGACCGCGCGCAGCATCGATATGCTCGTCGAAGAAGGTCTTGCGGTGCGCGTCGTGACGCTGCCGGCCGGCACGGATCCGGATGAAGTCGTGCTCGGCGGCGGACGCGAAGCGATTCAAGCGTTGCTCGATGCGTCCACGCCATGGGTCGATTTCAAGATCGACATCACGTGCCGGCGCATCGCGGCGCGCTTTGCGAACAAAGGCGAGATCGCGCGCGAAGCGCTCGCCGTGATCGCGCACGTGCGCGATCCGATCGAACGCGATCAGTACGTCAAGGCCATGGCGCGCCGTTTGGACATTGATGAGGGCGCGCTGCGGCGTGCGAAGTACACGCCGGCGGCAAGCGCGGCGGTCACGGGCGCGCGTCGCGACGCCGATGCGCCGATCGTGCGCGCGCCGCATACAACGCGACCCGAACCGCCGTCGATCGAACGCGACCTATTGCAGATCGTGCTGAGCCGACCAGTATTTTTGGGCGTCGTCGCGGCGCGTGTGACGCCGGACGATCTCGAGGATGATCGCTTCCGGGAAGTTTTCGAGCAGCTGCTCGCGCACCGCGATGAAGTGGAGCGCGGTCTCAATCCGGTGAGCGTTTTGTCCGAAAACGAAGGGAGTGGAGAATTCGCAAAACTCGCGCTTTCGGCGCCCACGATGAGCGTCGAGGAAGATGAGCGGCGCCTCGCGCGAGTACTGGAACGCTTCGACCGCAGACGCGCGGAGCGGAGGCTTTCGAGCGTTGATGCAGAAATGAATGTGCTTCTGACCGAAGGACGTGCGGTGCCCAGCGCTTTGCGCGATGAATACAATGCGCTCGCGGTGCGCTTGTTCGGGCTTGACGCAGTGGGGAAGGGGGTGAGCTAG
- a CDS encoding deoxyguanosinetriphosphate triphosphohydrolase, with protein sequence MTKTLSIREELEAREAATLSPHAALASNSRGRQMPEPEDPIRTCFQRDRDRIIHSKAFRRLMHKTQVFLSPLGDHYRTRLTHSIEVMQLSRSIARGLMLNEDLAEAIALGHDLGHSPFGHAGESALTEIGSQYDPEFKFIHSQQSLRVVMYLERRHDAEGLNLTEEVLDGIAKHSKNKGALAGWADLPFTLEGQIVRYADRLAYINHDIDDAIRAGLIAQDDLPRSALAVLGSRGSIRVQTVVEDMIAACRGKNQIKLSDRVLDAVETIKEYMYERVYLNAEAKTEEPKAQNIVKRLFSYYMEHPSEMPPEFAEGLSRGDTLVRRVCDYVAGFTDRYAIKKFKELFVDPLESLLPKEWDV encoded by the coding sequence ATGACCAAGACCCTTTCGATCCGCGAAGAACTCGAGGCCCGCGAAGCCGCAACGCTTTCGCCCCACGCGGCTTTAGCTAGCAATTCGCGCGGCCGGCAGATGCCCGAGCCGGAAGATCCCATCCGCACGTGCTTCCAGCGTGACCGCGACCGCATCATCCACAGCAAAGCGTTCCGCAGGCTGATGCACAAGACGCAAGTCTTTCTTTCGCCGCTCGGTGACCACTACCGCACGCGTCTCACGCATTCTATCGAGGTCATGCAGCTTTCGCGCTCCATCGCGCGAGGGCTCATGCTCAACGAGGATCTCGCCGAGGCCATCGCGCTCGGCCACGATCTCGGGCATTCGCCGTTCGGACATGCGGGCGAATCCGCGCTCACGGAAATCGGCTCGCAATACGATCCGGAATTCAAGTTCATCCATTCCCAGCAGAGCTTGCGCGTGGTCATGTACCTCGAGCGCCGGCACGACGCGGAGGGCTTGAACCTCACCGAAGAAGTGCTCGACGGCATCGCTAAGCATAGTAAGAACAAGGGCGCGCTTGCCGGATGGGCCGACCTGCCGTTCACGCTCGAAGGTCAGATCGTGCGTTATGCGGACCGGCTCGCCTACATCAATCACGACATCGACGATGCGATTCGCGCGGGCTTGATCGCGCAGGACGACCTGCCGCGCTCGGCGCTCGCGGTGCTCGGGTCACGCGGCAGCATCCGCGTCCAGACGGTCGTCGAAGATATGATCGCCGCTTGCCGCGGCAAGAACCAGATCAAACTTAGCGATCGGGTACTCGACGCGGTCGAGACGATCAAAGAGTATATGTACGAGCGCGTCTATCTCAACGCCGAAGCCAAGACCGAAGAACCGAAGGCGCAGAACATCGTCAAGCGGCTGTTCTCCTATTATATGGAACACCCGAGCGAGATGCCGCCGGAATTCGCCGAAGGTCTGTCGCGTGGCGACACGCTCGTCCGGCGCGTCTGCGACTACGTCGCAGGCTTCACCGATCGCTACGCGATCAAGAAATTCAAAGAACTCTTCGTGGATCCGCTGGAATCGCTGTTGCCGAAAGAGTGGGACGTGTGA